In Celeribacter baekdonensis, a single genomic region encodes these proteins:
- a CDS encoding TniQ family protein, which yields MAPFYAMTVSEFVAALGLKGHDVFDLEWRLSEGQGALIAAWTGLSPETVQAMTFRELGSAARMMIARKNRHTCPLCPEELHRKSAALPWRFSCPVHAVEFRDATGETLSDRFGADCFKKLEGHAEAGAAYLDAWARSAGQGDLEAPEVLQVLTARHRRASPPNVDEQPRMSLQTRRDYHDFLTTPILRQALTVVVPEYDQVAPVLTKPVRPGLHALAQGSLLQAFALTVGIDRIIEDPVKWAISIKLMSDAEGQGRVREALRSWPLSLRRRISARFWRAERDESARQSAEKAARQRQSHKYRTIQSHKYRYRIS from the coding sequence ATGGCCCCGTTCTACGCCATGACGGTTTCGGAATTCGTTGCAGCGCTTGGCCTGAAGGGGCACGACGTGTTCGACCTGGAATGGCGTCTTTCGGAAGGGCAGGGGGCTCTGATCGCGGCTTGGACCGGCCTTTCGCCTGAGACCGTGCAGGCCATGACCTTCCGGGAGTTGGGGTCTGCGGCGCGCATGATGATCGCGCGGAAGAACCGGCATACGTGTCCGCTCTGTCCCGAAGAGCTGCATCGCAAATCCGCCGCGCTGCCGTGGCGATTCAGTTGCCCGGTGCATGCTGTGGAGTTTCGGGACGCGACCGGCGAGACCCTGTCCGACCGGTTCGGTGCGGATTGCTTTAAGAAACTTGAAGGGCATGCCGAGGCCGGTGCCGCGTATCTGGATGCCTGGGCGCGCAGCGCGGGGCAGGGAGACCTGGAAGCGCCCGAAGTGCTTCAGGTTCTGACGGCGCGGCATCGCCGGGCCTCGCCGCCGAATGTCGACGAGCAACCGCGGATGTCGCTCCAGACCCGGCGGGACTACCATGATTTCCTCACCACGCCGATCCTCCGGCAGGCGCTGACGGTCGTCGTTCCCGAATACGATCAGGTGGCGCCAGTCCTTACCAAGCCGGTGCGCCCCGGTCTCCACGCCCTGGCGCAGGGCTCGCTGTTACAGGCCTTCGCGCTGACGGTTGGCATCGACCGGATCATCGAGGATCCGGTCAAATGGGCGATCTCAATCAAGCTCATGAGCGACGCGGAAGGGCAGGGACGGGTCCGGGAAGCGCTCCGATCATGGCCACTCTCGTTGAGGCGACGCATCTCGGCCCGGTTCTGGCGCGCTGAGCGCGACGAGAGCGCACGCCAGTCTGCCGAAAAAGCCGCGAGACAGCGCCAGTCTCACAAATACCGCACCATCCAGTCTCATAAATACCGGTACAGAATCTCATGA
- a CDS encoding LuxR C-terminal-related transcriptional regulator, protein MKPYSVLIIEDRPDIATRLKTAVAAHASLVVGDVCWTLDHGLQRLFDLKPRVVLVDLGLPDGSGIEAIKAVAAAEWEVDALVISVFGDEARVVEAIQAGARGYILKGGDLGQVGDDIQTLIDGGSPISPAIARHVLNLLSDHAGLTSGLTSGMATGRVETLTPRETEILRAIARGYKRREIGDQLGISGGTVGNHITQIYRKLKVSSNTEAVVQAAKNGMI, encoded by the coding sequence ATGAAGCCCTATAGCGTTCTGATTATCGAAGACAGGCCAGACATCGCGACACGGTTGAAGACCGCAGTGGCGGCGCATGCCAGTTTGGTCGTCGGCGATGTGTGTTGGACCTTGGATCACGGGTTACAGCGGCTCTTTGATCTCAAACCGCGGGTTGTTCTCGTGGATCTTGGTCTGCCGGACGGGTCGGGGATTGAAGCGATCAAAGCGGTTGCCGCCGCTGAGTGGGAGGTCGATGCGCTGGTCATTTCGGTCTTTGGCGATGAGGCCCGTGTGGTGGAGGCCATTCAAGCCGGGGCGCGGGGCTATATCTTGAAGGGCGGCGATCTTGGGCAAGTGGGTGATGATATCCAAACCTTGATTGATGGCGGCAGTCCGATCAGCCCGGCGATTGCGCGCCATGTGTTGAACCTTTTGAGTGATCATGCTGGCCTGACATCGGGCCTGACATCTGGCATGGCGACGGGGAGGGTGGAGACGCTGACGCCGCGGGAAACGGAAATTCTCCGCGCCATCGCCCGTGGCTACAAACGCCGCGAAATCGGTGATCAACTTGGCATTTCCGGCGGCACGGTCGGCAATCACATCACGCAGATTTACCGCAAGCTCAAGGTCAGTTCCAACACTGAGGCCGTTGTGCAAGCGGCCAAGAACGGCATGATTTGA
- a CDS encoding Mu transposase C-terminal domain-containing protein: protein MSDNFPADKDWEEAEFRARVLAELPAQLTQGNVDWAIRQLNVSRSTLFRLVKQFREDGRTSALLPDTRGPKPGMQPLDPAVEEIVSRHFKGLYATRRKPTRTRFWREVAADCRAQGLAPPSIRRLGRWLEQHDQAKLMARREGKDKADRRYLATPGGLVANDPLDIVQIDHTKADVTVVDPVTRRPLGRPTLTVAIDVNTRMVLGFHLSLEPPSLLSVALCLTHAVMEKMHWLTACGISTEWLARGIPTAIYVDNGAEFHARAFQLACSEYQIDLQYRPPGTPRYGGHIERLIGTMMGAIHLLPGSHFSNIFERGDLDAEAEAVMTLRELETWLALEITGSYHARVHSALEITPSAAWATRVDEVRLRIPADLRQFLVDFLPSEQRVLQRDGLHLFHIRYWADELRWLMGRESRKFTLKYDPRDLSRIFVLTESGIIEARPADLTRPAITLWEHRAARRALREAGRHSVDEELIFRTIEAQRDLVDTAVRQTKATRRHQARRAHLAPRRMIDVTPDDAARDALPALEGEGSPFLSHPGFKVEEWYDDD from the coding sequence GCAATGTCGACTGGGCCATACGTCAGCTAAATGTCAGCCGATCCACGCTTTTTCGTCTGGTGAAGCAGTTCCGCGAGGACGGGCGGACCAGTGCACTTCTGCCGGACACCCGGGGCCCCAAACCTGGCATGCAGCCGCTGGACCCGGCGGTGGAAGAAATCGTGTCCCGCCACTTCAAGGGGCTTTATGCCACCCGCCGCAAACCTACCAGAACGCGGTTCTGGCGGGAGGTCGCCGCCGATTGTCGGGCTCAAGGGCTGGCACCGCCCTCGATCCGTCGTCTGGGGCGCTGGCTGGAGCAACATGACCAGGCTAAGCTGATGGCCCGGCGAGAGGGCAAGGACAAGGCCGACCGGCGCTATCTGGCCACGCCTGGGGGGCTGGTCGCCAACGATCCGCTGGATATCGTCCAGATCGACCACACCAAGGCTGACGTGACAGTGGTAGATCCGGTGACACGACGCCCGCTCGGTCGGCCAACGCTGACGGTCGCGATCGACGTGAATACCCGCATGGTTCTGGGCTTCCACTTGTCCCTGGAACCGCCCTCGCTGCTCTCCGTCGCCCTCTGCCTGACCCATGCGGTGATGGAGAAAATGCACTGGCTGACGGCGTGCGGGATCAGCACGGAGTGGCTGGCGCGGGGCATCCCGACCGCGATTTATGTGGACAATGGCGCGGAGTTCCATGCCCGGGCTTTTCAGCTTGCCTGTTCCGAATACCAGATCGACCTGCAGTACCGTCCGCCCGGCACGCCGCGCTATGGCGGGCATATCGAGCGGCTGATCGGCACGATGATGGGCGCGATTCACCTGCTGCCGGGCTCGCATTTCTCGAACATCTTCGAGCGCGGCGATCTCGATGCCGAAGCCGAGGCGGTGATGACCTTGCGCGAGCTGGAAACCTGGCTGGCGCTGGAAATCACCGGCTCCTACCACGCGCGGGTGCATAGCGCGTTGGAAATCACGCCCTCGGCGGCCTGGGCAACACGGGTGGACGAAGTCAGACTCCGTATACCCGCCGATCTGCGCCAGTTCTTGGTCGATTTTCTGCCGTCTGAGCAGCGGGTTTTGCAGCGCGACGGCCTGCATCTCTTCCACATCCGCTACTGGGCGGACGAGTTGCGTTGGCTGATGGGCCGGGAAAGCCGCAAGTTCACGCTCAAATACGATCCGCGCGATCTCTCGCGCATCTTCGTGCTGACAGAGAGTGGGATCATCGAAGCCCGACCTGCTGATCTGACACGGCCTGCGATCACGCTCTGGGAGCACCGCGCGGCGCGGCGGGCCCTGCGCGAGGCTGGACGTCATTCTGTGGACGAGGAGTTGATTTTCAGGACGATCGAGGCGCAGCGCGACCTCGTCGACACCGCGGTACGGCAGACCAAGGCCACGCGGCGTCATCAGGCGCGGCGGGCGCATCTGGCACCCCGGCGCATGATCGACGTGACACCGGATGACGCCGCGCGAGATGCCTTGCCCGCGCTGGAAGGGGAGGGGAGCCCGTTCCTCAGCCATCCCGGCTTCAAGGTCGAGGAATGGTACGACGATGACTGA
- a CDS encoding TniB family NTP-binding protein, with protein MTEFPHLYPGAGKIAALSADERIHRIRADRWVSYPRAEAALEKLETLMSFPERARMPNLLIVGDSGMGKTMIIEKFTRDHASSFDEASGRLHMPVVAVQMVSGPDESRFYRRILAAIGAPEPPRATLSVLESLALRLLAELRPGMLVIDEIHSLQAGTIREQARFLNMLRFLGNELRIPLVCVGTAQARNALRTDDQLVRRFEAFALPPWREGEDLNGLMSTLTRTLPLRRQSQIDGHALARIIKVTGGITSGIFSILSQLAIAAIESGEERILSRDILGGDRLQAVLGEPV; from the coding sequence ATGACTGAGTTCCCGCATCTCTACCCGGGAGCCGGCAAGATCGCCGCGCTCAGCGCCGACGAGCGCATTCACCGGATTCGCGCCGACCGCTGGGTCTCCTATCCCAGGGCCGAGGCGGCCTTGGAGAAGCTGGAAACGCTGATGTCGTTTCCCGAGCGCGCCCGCATGCCGAACCTGCTCATTGTCGGTGACAGCGGCATGGGCAAGACGATGATCATCGAGAAGTTCACCCGCGATCACGCGTCGAGCTTCGACGAAGCCAGTGGACGGCTGCATATGCCGGTCGTTGCGGTGCAGATGGTCTCGGGGCCCGACGAGTCGCGCTTCTACCGCCGGATCCTGGCGGCGATTGGAGCCCCCGAGCCGCCGCGGGCGACACTATCTGTACTTGAGAGTCTGGCCTTGCGACTGCTCGCCGAATTGCGCCCGGGGATGCTGGTGATTGACGAGATCCACAGCCTGCAGGCGGGCACGATCCGCGAACAGGCGCGATTCCTGAACATGCTGCGCTTTCTGGGCAACGAGCTGCGCATCCCGCTGGTTTGCGTCGGCACCGCACAGGCCCGCAACGCGCTGCGCACCGATGATCAGCTGGTGCGTCGCTTCGAGGCCTTCGCATTGCCGCCCTGGCGGGAGGGCGAGGATCTGAACGGGCTGATGAGCACGCTCACGCGCACGCTGCCGCTTCGGCGCCAAAGCCAGATCGACGGACACGCGCTCGCGCGGATCATCAAGGTGACTGGCGGCATCACCTCGGGCATCTTTTCGATCCTGTCGCAGCTGGCGATCGCCGCCATCGAAAGCGGCGAGGAACGCATCCTCTCGCGCGATATTCTGGGTGGCGACCGGTTGCAGGCGGTCCTGGGAGAGCCGGTGTGA
- a CDS encoding DUF1403 family protein: MTFARHDPIDDLDTLPLMPAWVTSARPETFEDVAFLSGAALNHLHVVLGHKEVPQALLRDRLALRAAEACMGFAGRPERAGALRDALHFLRPGDLPGPAGETYHRWRCAVERPATLKSLHRALPEFDPDTIAIWLDGHGAGQGGPVARAAAVLETIMTDVPRAEGAALILADAALAQALGWEHLVPLLALGLKRADLRKQGEALRLACHCAVTASASETVRLSLELTRTAARLKAVAPKLRAKGADDAVEIFLNRDAVAASALPLPGRSARRLCDRLVDLGAVRELTGRDTFRLYGV, from the coding sequence ATGACATTTGCCCGGCATGATCCTATCGACGATCTGGACACTCTACCCCTGATGCCCGCCTGGGTCACCTCGGCGCGTCCTGAAACCTTTGAAGATGTTGCGTTTTTGTCGGGTGCGGCGCTGAACCACCTGCATGTGGTATTGGGACACAAGGAAGTGCCCCAAGCCTTGTTGCGGGATCGTCTCGCGCTGCGCGCGGCCGAAGCCTGTATGGGCTTCGCAGGGCGGCCCGAACGGGCCGGGGCGTTGCGAGATGCACTCCATTTCCTGCGCCCGGGCGACCTGCCGGGACCGGCGGGAGAGACCTATCACCGCTGGCGCTGCGCGGTCGAACGGCCCGCCACACTCAAGTCGCTCCACCGCGCCTTGCCAGAGTTTGACCCTGACACAATCGCGATCTGGCTCGATGGGCACGGCGCGGGGCAGGGCGGCCCGGTTGCGCGCGCCGCCGCCGTTTTGGAAACCATCATGACGGATGTCCCGAGGGCAGAGGGGGCGGCGCTGATCCTGGCCGATGCGGCTTTGGCGCAGGCGCTCGGTTGGGAGCATCTGGTGCCGCTGCTGGCTTTGGGTCTGAAACGCGCCGATCTGCGCAAGCAGGGCGAGGCGTTGCGGCTGGCGTGTCATTGTGCCGTGACCGCATCGGCCTCTGAGACGGTGCGGCTGTCCTTAGAGCTGACCCGGACGGCCGCGCGCCTCAAAGCCGTTGCGCCAAAATTGCGCGCCAAAGGGGCAGACGATGCGGTCGAAATATTCCTGAACCGCGATGCGGTCGCGGCCTCGGCCTTGCCTTTGCCGGGCCGGTCCGCGCGCAGGCTGTGCGACCGGCTGGTCGACCTCGGTGCCGTGCGCGAACTGACCGGCCGCGACACCTTCCGGCTTTACGGGGTGTAA
- a CDS encoding glycoside hydrolase family 26 protein, with protein sequence MKQIGKGFFAALSVALVIAGPEARAAPPGELPFGVYDPDGDFSADGQVVIEHLFLPWEDVYLPSLNDADAYALKRGRALLVTLEPWTWSRSERNTAQYLRRGIEDGRYDANMKAVCDVLGTLKSPVTLRFAHEMDDSSGQFIWAGWNPDTYIAAYRHMIDLCRKSAPAITVMWSPLGDEDMAKYYPGDDYADLIGLTVFGLQAWDQAKYGRDRSFDDVFMPRYERAAAFGKPVVVAELGYVGKADYVSTWENAVRQEKTDYPSLVGILYFNQPEVYPWPEGFGAPDWRVKNQILK encoded by the coding sequence ATGAAACAGATCGGGAAAGGATTTTTTGCCGCGCTGTCGGTCGCTCTCGTGATCGCCGGGCCCGAGGCCCGCGCCGCGCCACCCGGAGAGTTGCCCTTTGGCGTCTATGACCCGGACGGGGATTTTAGCGCCGACGGGCAGGTCGTGATCGAACATCTCTTTTTGCCATGGGAAGACGTTTATCTGCCCTCGCTCAACGATGCGGATGCCTATGCGTTAAAACGGGGCCGGGCGCTTTTGGTCACGCTGGAGCCCTGGACATGGTCCCGCAGCGAACGCAACACCGCGCAATATCTGCGCCGTGGCATCGAAGACGGGCGGTATGATGCGAATATGAAAGCGGTCTGTGACGTGCTGGGCACGCTCAAAAGCCCGGTGACCCTACGCTTTGCCCATGAGATGGATGACAGCTCGGGGCAATTCATTTGGGCCGGGTGGAACCCGGACACCTATATCGCCGCCTATCGGCACATGATTGACCTGTGTCGCAAAAGTGCCCCCGCGATCACCGTCATGTGGTCACCCTTGGGTGATGAAGACATGGCAAAATACTACCCCGGTGACGACTACGCCGACCTGATCGGGTTGACGGTTTTTGGACTTCAAGCCTGGGATCAGGCCAAATATGGCCGGGATCGCAGCTTTGATGATGTCTTCATGCCCCGCTACGAACGTGCCGCCGCCTTTGGCAAACCCGTGGTGGTCGCGGAGCTCGGATATGTCGGCAAAGCGGACTATGTCAGCACCTGGGAAAACGCGGTGCGTCAGGAAAAAACCGACTATCCGAGCCTTGTCGGCATTCTCTATTTCAACCAACCCGAGGTCTATCCTTGGCCAGAAGGATTCGGCGCCCCGGATTGGCGGGTTAAGAACCAGATCCTGAAATAG
- the scpB gene encoding SMC-Scp complex subunit ScpB, giving the protein MAEEFDRDLSDLPPELRWREWMRRIEAVLFASATPVAREDLTRVVGQGVSVDLLIADVSADLDGRAFEVAKVAEGWMFRTRTAYAPAIRAAADVGDQLMDLNRFDVAVLAAIAYHQPIARDGLKEIFGKEISRDLIGRLHARGLIGTGPRSPRRGAPYTFVTTEQFLVAFGLESLHDLPDREQMEDAGVKQE; this is encoded by the coding sequence ATGGCAGAAGAGTTTGATCGTGACCTGTCCGACCTGCCGCCAGAATTGCGCTGGCGCGAATGGATGCGCCGGATCGAGGCGGTGCTGTTTGCCTCCGCCACGCCGGTCGCCCGCGAGGACCTGACCCGCGTGGTGGGGCAGGGGGTCTCAGTGGATCTTTTGATCGCGGACGTGTCGGCCGATCTGGACGGGCGGGCGTTCGAGGTTGCCAAAGTGGCGGAAGGCTGGATGTTCCGGACGCGGACCGCCTACGCGCCCGCGATCCGCGCCGCAGCGGACGTTGGCGATCAACTGATGGATCTCAACCGGTTCGACGTCGCGGTTCTGGCGGCGATCGCCTATCATCAACCGATTGCGCGCGACGGGCTCAAGGAGATCTTCGGCAAGGAGATCAGCCGCGACCTGATCGGGCGCCTGCACGCGCGCGGGCTGATCGGGACAGGGCCACGATCCCCGAGACGGGGCGCGCCCTACACCTTTGTCACCACCGAACAGTTCCTCGTTGCCTTCGGATTGGAGAGCCTACACGACCTGCCCGATCGGGAGCAGATGGAGGATGCGGGCGTGAAGCAAGAATGA
- a CDS encoding glycosyltransferase, which yields MSAGLRSCAATGVFAGNVATLCRSRGRLCPAPSICSANAKESWAARTRLYSEAAFHGVFQAGYTAVFTPMCIGSHYAVRTIALMEAGGLGPELAEDHSTTMLMAVAGWRGVHAMDAIALATVRRPCPIW from the coding sequence TTGTCAGCTGGACTCAGATCATGTGCCGCAACCGGGGTATTTGCGGGAAATGTTGCGACCCTTTGCCGATCCAGAGGTCGGCTATGTCCCGCCCCGTCGATCTGTTCCGCCAATGCAAAGGAAAGTTGGGCGGCCCGCACGCGGCTTTATTCCGAGGCCGCGTTTCACGGCGTGTTCCAAGCCGGTTACACGGCGGTGTTTACCCCGATGTGCATCGGCTCGCATTATGCCGTGCGCACCATCGCCCTGATGGAGGCGGGCGGGCTTGGCCCGGAACTGGCCGAGGATCATTCCACCACCATGTTGATGGCTGTGGCGGGATGGCGCGGGGTGCATGCCATGGACGCGATTGCATTGGCGACGGTCCGGCGACCCTGCCCGATCTGGTGA
- a CDS encoding sensor histidine kinase produces the protein MLTLLSVVDIGDIRPIDHTMFFDRVASCAPPDCDAPVPLDLPFSTPARYTPGVEHQVLQFTVSLQDVPTQMQAFFIPKYNHHLQITVNGALVHALPHQRHPWMAPLLVEVSPSLLKLGENTVMFDLSGPVPGQLDLQPFHFGDREVLSAPYDNRFMLTQGLTQLALGLMILLTLGYFVVWLAQTKERMFLWIALSCLSACVFLALLATHATVGTYRISESLHSLSVASYVLFMLKFVRSFLGIAPLRSERVLPWVICGGVLIAVLLPLRYVDAACSAVNLCAAVAGIITVAVMWQHRHSVPKIDFLIFFPALSLALALAFDGLFLVLTHSQARSMNLLHLMPLLTALVCLWLILSQLIRSLSAHAQLTATLHSTIAEKSAQLETSFNELAMVRKKQAISQERSRILLELHDGVGGQLVNTLAYMESQSIEDPTLRTALEDALRDLALMMDSIESQDSLATLLGMMRTRLEGLLAKHGVSFEWQIQDEPLWSSGTPSDNLHIARIVQEAITNVIKHAQASKIRVYADHRRVTVADDGLGFDVDAAQRADRPHYGLTGMRRRASKIGAHLSIQTGQTGTSVSIEHIAT, from the coding sequence ATGCTGACCCTGCTCTCTGTCGTGGATATTGGGGATATTCGCCCGATAGACCACACGATGTTCTTTGATCGTGTCGCCTCTTGCGCGCCGCCTGACTGTGACGCCCCTGTGCCATTGGATTTGCCATTTTCCACGCCGGCGCGCTACACGCCGGGGGTCGAGCATCAGGTTTTGCAGTTCACGGTCTCCTTGCAGGACGTGCCGACACAGATGCAGGCGTTTTTCATTCCCAAATATAACCATCACCTTCAGATCACGGTGAACGGGGCCTTGGTCCACGCGCTGCCGCATCAAAGACATCCTTGGATGGCGCCTTTGTTGGTCGAGGTGTCGCCAAGCCTTTTGAAGCTGGGCGAAAATACCGTGATGTTCGATCTGTCAGGCCCTGTGCCGGGACAACTTGATTTACAGCCCTTTCATTTCGGCGACCGAGAGGTGCTGAGCGCGCCTTATGACAACCGCTTCATGCTCACGCAGGGGCTGACGCAGTTGGCCTTGGGGCTGATGATCCTGCTCACCTTGGGGTATTTTGTCGTCTGGCTTGCGCAGACCAAGGAGCGGATGTTTCTTTGGATTGCTCTGTCGTGTTTATCGGCCTGTGTGTTTTTGGCCTTGCTTGCCACCCATGCCACCGTGGGGACCTATAGGATCTCTGAAAGCCTGCATTCCCTCTCTGTCGCGAGCTATGTTTTGTTCATGCTCAAATTTGTGCGCAGCTTCCTTGGCATCGCGCCTTTGCGCAGCGAGCGGGTGCTGCCGTGGGTGATCTGTGGCGGTGTTCTGATCGCTGTTCTCTTGCCCCTGCGCTACGTCGATGCCGCGTGTTCTGCGGTCAATTTATGCGCCGCTGTGGCGGGGATCATCACCGTCGCGGTCATGTGGCAGCACCGCCATTCCGTGCCAAAGATCGACTTTTTGATCTTTTTTCCGGCGCTGTCTCTGGCCCTCGCACTTGCCTTTGACGGGCTGTTTTTGGTGCTGACCCATTCGCAGGCCCGTAGCATGAATTTGCTGCATCTGATGCCGCTTTTGACCGCGCTGGTCTGTCTTTGGCTCATCCTGTCGCAATTGATCCGCAGCCTGTCGGCACATGCCCAACTGACCGCGACATTGCACAGCACGATTGCCGAAAAATCGGCGCAGCTTGAAACCAGTTTCAATGAGCTGGCAATGGTGAGAAAGAAGCAAGCGATCAGCCAGGAGCGCAGCCGCATTTTGTTGGAATTGCATGATGGGGTCGGGGGCCAATTGGTCAACACGCTGGCCTATATGGAAAGCCAATCCATCGAGGACCCGACCCTGCGCACCGCCTTGGAGGATGCGCTGCGCGATCTGGCCTTGATGATGGACAGCATCGAAAGCCAAGACAGTCTGGCCACGCTGTTGGGGATGATGCGCACCCGGCTTGAGGGGCTTTTGGCCAAACACGGTGTCAGCTTTGAGTGGCAAATCCAAGACGAGCCGCTGTGGTCCTCTGGAACCCCGTCCGACAATTTGCATATCGCACGGATCGTGCAAGAGGCGATCACCAACGTGATCAAACACGCGCAAGCCAGCAAGATTAGGGTCTATGCCGACCACCGCCGGGTTACGGTTGCCGATGATGGTCTTGGGTTTGACGTCGATGCCGCTCAACGTGCCGACAGACCCCATTATGGCCTGACGGGGATGCGGCGGCGGGCGTCAAAAATAGGGGCGCATCTGTCCATTCAAACGGGACAAACGGGCACGTCTGTTTCCATTGAGCACATTGCAACATAA